The genomic interval TGTTCGGCGCTTTTCATGTGGATGAAACAAGGAGGAAGGAATGAAGAAATTAGCCGTAGCCCTGCTTGCTTTAATGGTTGTGCTTTCCATGTCCGCCGTAGCCCAGTATGGCTCCGACAGCAGCATGGATAAGAAAGACACCAAGAGCGCGGGTCCCAAGGCCAAGGACGTGGTGGGCACGATTAGCCAGGATGGCACGTCGTTCACCAGCGACAAGGGCAATAAAACCTGGAAGCTGGTGAACCCGGAAGCCGTCAAGGGTCACGAGGGACATCACGTGAAGATGAATGCCCACTTTTACGCCGATAAAGGCGAAGCCCATGTCATGTCGATTTCCATGAACACCGGCGGCAAAAGCGACAAAGACAGCAAGGGCAAAGACGAGATGAAACACTGAGCCGTGCCGGCTTGGTGCGCAGCCGGAGCAAACGAACCTTCCAAGGCCTCATCCTGCGTGGACATTTCTTACCACGCAGGATCTACTTTTTTGGGGCGCGATGTTACGATCAGACCGAGCTTTGAGGTTTGCAATTCACGTCCGGAGAGGATCCATGATCGCCCGAATTTGGCATGGCTTCACGCGTTCCGAGCATGCTGACGCCTACGAGTCCATGCTGAAACCGGAACTTCTGCCCGGCATCAGCACGGCAAAAGGCTATCGCGGCAGCTACCTGATGCGCCGAAACCTGGGCGCGGAAGTCGAATTCATCACCATCCTGCTGTTCGACTCGCTCGACAACATCCGCGCGGTTGCCGGTCCGGATTACGAAAGCGCGGTTATCCCCGACGAACGCAAGCAATACCTGTCACGCTACGACACCAA from Terriglobales bacterium carries:
- a CDS encoding antibiotic biosynthesis monooxygenase — its product is MIARIWHGFTRSEHADAYESMLKPELLPGISTAKGYRGSYLMRRNLGAEVEFITILLFDSLDNIRAVAGPDYESAVIPDERKQYLSRYDTKSKHFEIAATHGLTAGS